The sequence GCTTCACGTAAGCGGGTGGCAAAGTGAGGTAAAGCCGTAATGTATGGACCGATCTTGACTGCCAGCGGGATCGTGATTTCGGCCCGTACTGCACGAACCAAATCGATGTAAATGTCCTCAAGCTCGCTGCTGGTAATGCTGGTATCAACCGGTATGAAGTAGATATTGAGTTCGAGAGCATCAGCGCCTGCTTCTTGAATGAGACGGGCATAATGAACCCATCCACCTGCCGAGACGCCATTGAGACTACCGATAACCGGGATGCTCAGGGCTTTTTTCAAGGCTGCAACCTGTTCCAGATACCGTTCGGGGCCGACACTGTACACGCCGTGTTCGGGAAAATAGCTGAGCGCTTCGGCAAAGCTCTCGGCCCCATGACTGAGCATGCGATCAATCTCGAGGCTGTTTTGAATAATCTGTTCCTCAAAGAGCGAATACATGACAATCGCTCCCAGGCCAGCCTCTTCGAGCTGACGAGCCAGCTCAACGTTGCGACTGATGGGTGATGCGGCAGCGACTAACGGCGTGCGCAGCCGCATCCCCA comes from Chloroflexus sp. Y-396-1 and encodes:
- a CDS encoding dihydroorotate dehydrogenase-like protein is translated as MIDLSTTYLGMRLRTPLVAAASPISRNVELARQLEEAGLGAIVMYSLFEEQIIQNSLEIDRMLSHGAESFAEALSYFPEHGVYSVGPERYLEQVAALKKALSIPVIGSLNGVSAGGWVHYARLIQEAGADALELNIYFIPVDTSITSSELEDIYIDLVRAVRAEITIPLAVKIGPYITALPHFATRLREAGADALVLFNRFYQPDFDLEQLEVRPNLQLSSSAELRLPLRWIALLYGRIPLEFAISSGVHSAIDALKGLMAGANVAMMASALLRGRAPDVLRSILHDMELWLSEHEYESITQLRGSMSQKAVAEPAAFERANYVRVLEDYRPPYALGSHTDLTGRMLYPFIDEV